CTATCTAGGGATAAAAAAATAGGATATGAGTCAATCAATTATGCCACCACACACAATATGGTAAAGATTGCTGGAACCATTGACATCATAAGCAGATGTTATCAGCCATACTCCAAATGTACAACACCAGTTCCAGCTATACCAAAATAAGGGGAGCACATTGTCCTAAAAGCCATGAGTATGTGTAATACAAGTCAAAAGTTCAAGTATATATTCAAAATCACAATATAGAACATACTAATAAGTTAACTTGCTTATGTAGTAATATATCGAGTCAGGTACACAGGTGCAAAATAGAAGACTAAATCATTGCATGAAACCCAAGTATTGAAATTTACAAGGTATGACATGCTACTTACCATCTCCAATGTGCAAGGACACACGAGAATCTTCAAATCCAAGAGCCAGATGAGGGAAAAATTGTTTGGAGACCTACATATTTGAACAGAAAAAATTGCAAATGTAAGTATAAAGACAAAACTATGGATCAGGTTCAATGAATTGTTCTATTATTTTAAGTTAACCGGTCCCGGATTTTAGATACCACAGCAGAATATCATAATAAATTATTACaggaaataactattttttcaATACTGAAGATGAAATTGCAGGAGCAACCTGCTTCTCATTCAAAAACAACAATCAACATTCAAGTAGCATGTATCAAACTAGTTGCAAGACTCCCAATTCAACAAGAGGGCATATCAAAGGTTTTCAGTTAGTAATGTTCTTATACGATTAAAATTGATAAAGACTAATTTGAACTTCACAATATCTGAGGCAAACTACTTCCTATCGGTGCTTATGCAAACTAGATGAATTCAAAAGGCACAGAAGGTAAGGTCTTCGCCTTTATCCTGCTTGCAGGGCCTAATCCTTAATGTGGTAAAGAGGCTCTAGACTTTGAACTGTTGATTATTTTATTGCTTTGTTAGTAATGGGGTACATGGTGTCCAATTATGGGAGGGACTGACTTCACCAATATAATAGAATCTCTATTTTCCTTCAAAGCTACCTCTACATAACAATGCAACTGTTTCCCTAATAAGATAAATCTCTATCCCTTAACTTCATTTGGTTCCAACTTGGCCCTACCATGTCAGATTTTCTGACGCTATGCACCCTCCGGATGGGCCAGCACATAACACAGATAAGGGAGCATGGACATTTAGGGTACGTTTGGATGGTGACCAAACTCTTAcctaccaaaattttggcattgACCAAGATTTGGTCCTTGTTTGGATGAAAGCCAACATTTTGGCAAGCCAATATCCCACTACcaactagttcatttttcttgccaaAACTGGCCAACTAATGGGCTACCAAAACCATATTTGGCATGGCAAACATGGAATCAAATCAAACATACCCTTAAAGACCCCATACCCAAGTTAGAGTATTTGTTTAACTCTACAGCCATGATATCAATAGTCAAGGGCTCAAGGCAAATATGCATGTGAAGGAAGGAAAGAAGCTTACATCCACCACCATCTTATCAATTTCACATATGTCAATTTGTTCCACTGAGGAATATCGTGAAACCTCACGCAGAACACCACCATCTCCACCTCCAATAACTAAGACCTGTACATCATCAAAGATTAGAGACCAACTCTGTTAGATGCATGCACCATCTGACAAACATGAATGCACAAAGTGACCTTGTAGCAAACTTGGCATGACAATTGCGTTCGGACAAATTTGCATTATAAGCTTCTCAGTTATACAGGTTGAAACTATTTTTGAGCTGAACATGACTAAAAATTCTCCAAGTAAATGACAAGGTAAAAATTTCTTACTGTTCAGGAAATGAAGAGGGGGGCATATGCTATATACTAGCTACTTTTGAGTGTACTAAGCTATTATAAGCCGTCGGATCTTATATGTGCGGTATCTGTGAGATAGAATGGTGGACTGCGGGTTCATTTTGATACAACTTAAGGGTGTAAACGGGAAATGACCACATCTGAGACAGGGAAGATGTAGTGCGGGTTTATTCTAACATAACTTCAGGGTGTAAATGGAAAATGAGCAAATGCTTCAATCTGAGCCACAAGTTGAAAGTCAGATGGCTCATACCCCACTTAGTAGATTAGTACACTCAAGGTAGCTAGTGGATAGCATATGCCCCCAATGAAGAGAGGACGATGCACTCAAACAAGAAATACTCCAAACTAAGTATGAAACCAAACTACTACAATGTTTCTTCATTTTGCTTTAGATAATGAATGACAAGTGTAGCATGGTAGTCTTTCTTGCATGTACTCAGTTTCCATATCTAATGACACTTATTTTCCTAGCTTATTTCATTTGATAACTACAGGATGTAGAAAAACTAATAAAGAAGAACTATCCTATTGCTATCTTTAATTTGTGCTTTATTTCAGTCAGCAACATTGTCATCAGATCCTTGCAGTCCTTAAggtagacaaaaaaaatgcaggcaAAGGTACACATAATCAGGTAAGCAAGCTTATCCCGGCAAGGACAAATTGCCATTTAGTGTGAATAATTCAACAGATGTGCTGAACCACAAACATTTCTAAGAAATTATATTCCATCGATAAACAACCCAACCTGTAAATTTGGCTGCTGGGTGCAAGTTCAAATTACAGCATTTGCTTAAATTGCTCAACATATGCGCTAAACCACAAACAAGCCAACCTGTAAATTTGGGTGTTGGGTAATAACTGAGCTAATAAAAAAGTACAGAGATAATCCACGCATCGCTTACCTTCTTGGGATCTTTGATAGAGCAAAGGGGGAGGTGAGTAATCATCTCCTGGTAAGCACACTCATCCCTCTCAGTTACTTGAATCACACCATCCAGGACTAGTACCTTCCCGTAGGTGGAGGACTAGAAAGCCAAACAAACAATAATGTTATCACCTTCCACTTTGATCCAAGACGAATGAATGACGGTTGAACATGGTTAGAAAAGAAAGGTACCTGAAAAACCAACACATTTTGGTAGTCCGACTTCCCTTGGAACAGCACTTTTTCCACCTTCAGCGAGTGTGCCTCACCTACCATTTGACAGGAAATGATTGataaaaacaaagcaaaagtttgttttgtcaaaaaaggagagcaaaaaaacaaataatgaCACAAAGCACTCATGGAAAAATAACTAAACACACAAAGGCATTTCTAAAACAAAAAGGCTACAAGAGCAGCACAAGAAGTCGTGGAAACAACAGCTAACACAATAACATAACAGTACTACGACTAAAATTAAATTAGTCTCTTAAATTGGTAAAGAAAGTTAGCTACGCTAGTGATAAGTTCGGCCCGTGACCAATGATGCAACAATTTGATCCCGTGCGTTACTACTGAAATACGAACGAATTTAAGTCGAAACTTGCAGCCCGGGTCGAACGAAATTAACAGAACAAGAGAGAAGCACATAGGCACGGCACATCAGAGAAaacaaggtaaaaaaaaaagaggggatAAGCCTGAGAGCGCAACGCACCAGGCCACATGGGGCTAATCTCTGAGAACCATCCGGGGATGACGGCGGAGATCCCCGCCTGCTCGCCGGCTCCGTCCGCCGTCGCAGCGCCCTCACCCTCCCGCGccctcttcgccgccgcctcagcctccaTCCCGAAACCTGAAAGCACAACAGAGATGCCACAAAAGGCATCAGAATCAAAGTTGTCGGCAACAAACAGCTCATCAGGCTAAAGACGGGCGGTTGTGGAGAGGGGGAGGACAAGATGAACGGAGCAAACCTAGAGCACGACGACGAGTAGGGGAGACGGCGAGCTTGGttgctggctggctggcggcggctaggTGGAAGCGGAGGAACGCTGTCAGACGCGGCCTGGAGATTAGGGCTTTTTCCTTCGCCTCGGGGTTTTTGGGCTTCGCGTCGTATAAATAACGAGAACGCATCGCCGTGCGATTGTTTCCGGGTGGGGAAGCGCACGAGAGTCACACCTACTCTCTCAATGACAGGCGGGACGCTGTATTTGGTCGGTCCTAACTGTCAGCGTGCCTGGGTGTGAGATTGTGGTTACTTGGGGTGCTCGCGTCTGTATTCCTTATTCGGCGATGGGAATAGGTGGGGCTTGGGGCTTTGCCCCCGATGCGTGGGGGCCGACGGCTCTGCTGCTTTTAGGGTGAACTTTATTCGATGCTTTGATTGATAGGACTCCTGTCAGATTCTCATCGCCGTAGAAGAAATACGCTCGAGTAAACTCCCGGGCAACCGGATTTTTGACTTAAAAACGTGCTTTCCCTTTACCGCGAAATAATCCATCCTGTTGGAGAACGTCTTGCAAATATATCATGTTGCCCGCGTTGCACTTGCACGATTGCTAGTTAAGTACAAATCCTAAGGCCGAGGAGTTATTCGCTCCCTCGCGCAGGCAGTTTTGTTCTGGGCGAATTTTTGCGTGATTTTGTTAACGAATGTGTGGCACTGCTACGCGGTTGACCTTTGGTCGCTTGTGGTGGGCCGTCGTTGGTCGGTTTGGGCATGGTCAGGGAAGGGGGCACGTACGGGATGAGCGTGGATTGTTTGGTGTTGTTTGATGGAGGGGCTGGGCGGTTTGCCGAGCGCTTGTGTGTCGACGCGTGGGTCGTGCACTGTCTTTTGGAGTCTTCCGGAGCACAGTTTGGAGTAGGTAAGTCCCGTTCTCCCCCCAAAATCATGCTAAGAATAGTTGGGATTTTCAGGAAAAAATGACGTTCCTTTgatgagaaataaaaagaaatatcGAGAATTCACgtggctgaagctgaagcagctACTTTCGAAgtaacagaaagaaaagcaaCGACTGA
This is a stretch of genomic DNA from Brachypodium distachyon strain Bd21 chromosome 1, Brachypodium_distachyon_v3.0, whole genome shotgun sequence. It encodes these proteins:
- the LOC100846264 gene encoding spermidine synthase 1; amino-acid sequence: MRSRYLYDAKPKNPEAKEKALISRPRLTAFLRFHLAAASQPATKLAVSPTRRRALGFGMEAEAAAKRAREGEGAATADGAGEQAGISAVIPGWFSEISPMWPGEAHSLKVEKVLFQGKSDYQNVLVFQSSTYGKVLVLDGVIQVTERDECAYQEMITHLPLCSIKDPKKVLVIGGGDGGVLREVSRYSSVEQIDICEIDKMVVDVSKQFFPHLALGFEDSRVSLHIGDGVAFLKNAPEGTYDAVIVDSSDPIGPAQELFEKPFFQSVSRALRPGGVVCTQAESIWLHMHIIEDIVTNCRQVFKGSVNYAWTTVPTYPSGVIGFMLCSTEGPPVDFQHPVFNIEEDDYSTKSKGPLKFYNSEIHSASFCLPSFAKRVIESKSN